CGGGTCGATCCTGAACCCGGATCACGAGCTGCCCAGCCTGCTCGGGCAGGCCGCGCGGCAGGTGATGTTCATCTCGGTTGCGGTCTACGGGTGGGTGCGCTGGCGGCACGCGGCGGCTCAGGGCGGCCACGTGACTCCGCGGTGGGCGCCGTGGAGCGCCCGCATCGGCATCGTGCTGGTCATGGTCATCGGCACGGTCGCACTGACGCCGGTGTTCCGGATGCTCGGATCGTGGGAGCCGGTCTGGGCCGACGCGTGGACGTTCGTCGGCTCGCTCCTGGCGACCTACGGCATGGCCCGAGGCTGGACCGAGTTCTGGTTGATCTGGATCGCGGTCGACGTCGTCGGCGTGCCGCTGCTGTTCGGTTCCGGGTACTACGCCACGGGCCTCATGTACGTGTTCTACGGCGCCTTCACCGCGACCGGGTTCGTGGTCTGGGTCAGGGCCAACCGGACGCGGAAGCCCGCCGTCGACACGCACCTCCCGCCGCCGCAGGTGCAGCGCC
This Microbacterium sp. XT11 DNA region includes the following protein-coding sequences:
- the pnuC gene encoding nicotinamide riboside transporter PnuC — encoded protein: MNLLAWLAEVFTAHWVLPGGQTLLVREVVGNAFGLASALGGMRRRVWAWPVGIVGNGLLLTVFLGSILNPDHELPSLLGQAARQVMFISVAVYGWVRWRHAAAQGGHVTPRWAPWSARIGIVLVMVIGTVALTPVFRMLGSWEPVWADAWTFVGSLLATYGMARGWTEFWLIWIAVDVVGVPLLFGSGYYATGLMYVFYGAFTATGFVVWVRANRTRKPAVDTHLPPPQVQRPEDA